The following are encoded in a window of Amphibacillus xylanus NBRC 15112 genomic DNA:
- the spoIIP gene encoding stage II sporulation protein P has product MSKKPLMQTKYAVPIFVKLLFYWILVGFIVFSIIGAIASLPIGKKTNQSFILSGSENVSTDFYLTLLSSEFRTLKSFDQSEIQKFSVSDFILQLTTQLNRTDIRTLFGNEIPGFYPYQNRIIIGQANTNYSNLPIESSPPLEVVLEDHNVIDPPKDDQDMPGHQDQTTEPAVMIYNTHNRESFLPHLDNVTDPNQAFHSEVNVTLVSQHLNKALAKHGIGSIVDQTDFTQVLHDKGWEYWQSYQASREVVKTVVAQNEKINYLFDIHRDSRRKDDTTVTINGEAYAQVFFVIGADYEGNQKNIDLARTLHENLEQNYPGLSRGVAEMGGAGRNGVYNQDLSENAILIEFGGVDSTLDELYRTAEALAEVFADYYWEAEAVAKN; this is encoded by the coding sequence ATGTCAAAGAAGCCATTAATGCAAACTAAATATGCTGTACCTATTTTCGTTAAGCTACTATTTTATTGGATTCTAGTTGGTTTTATTGTATTTTCTATTATCGGTGCTATTGCTTCTTTACCGATCGGGAAAAAAACAAACCAGTCATTCATATTATCAGGGAGTGAAAATGTTAGTACGGATTTTTATTTAACATTACTTTCTTCTGAGTTTAGAACGTTAAAAAGTTTCGATCAATCAGAAATTCAAAAATTCTCAGTATCAGATTTTATCCTTCAATTAACGACACAATTAAATCGTACAGATATTCGCACACTATTTGGTAATGAGATCCCTGGCTTTTATCCATATCAAAACCGGATTATTATCGGGCAGGCAAACACGAATTACTCAAATTTACCTATTGAATCATCGCCACCACTAGAGGTTGTACTTGAAGATCATAACGTTATTGATCCACCTAAGGATGATCAAGACATGCCGGGACATCAAGACCAAACGACAGAACCTGCAGTGATGATTTATAATACGCACAATCGGGAATCATTTTTACCGCATTTAGATAATGTGACGGATCCTAATCAAGCATTCCACTCTGAAGTGAATGTGACATTAGTAAGTCAGCATTTAAATAAAGCACTTGCTAAACATGGAATTGGCTCAATCGTAGATCAAACAGATTTTACACAAGTTTTACATGATAAAGGTTGGGAGTATTGGCAATCATATCAAGCCTCTAGAGAAGTTGTTAAAACAGTTGTCGCACAAAATGAAAAAATTAACTACTTATTTGATATTCACCGTGATAGTCGTCGTAAAGATGATACAACTGTGACGATAAACGGAGAAGCCTATGCACAAGTATTTTTCGTCATTGGTGCTGATTATGAAGGTAATCAAAAGAATATTGATCTTGCACGCACGTTACATGAAAATCTCGAACAAAACTATCCGGGATTAAGTCGTGGTGTTGCAGAAATGGGTGGCGCAGGGCGAAATGGTGTCTATAATCAAGATTTATCTGAAAATGCGATTCTAATTGAATTTGGTGGTGTAGACAGTACATTAGATGAATTATACCGAACAGCTGAAGCATTGGCTGAGGTATTTGCAGATTATTATTGGGAAGCTGAAGCAGTTGCGAAAAACTGA
- the gpr gene encoding GPR endopeptidase, producing MNEDKYFQIRTDLAVEAREMYVEEEKQTEDIEGVLLKEQKIKGFQVTDVRVDKTGEKKIDKKAGRYITLETDAIKNGDSNQQQATAEVLSVLLADLLKENNINESAQCLVVGLGNDYVTPDALGPQTVKKILVTKHLFTYHPEMVAEGYRPVSAFSPGVMGVTGMETSDIIQGIVKELNPDFIIAIDALASRSIDRVNSTIQVSDTGIHPGSGVNNKRKALSYENFGIPVISIGVPTVVDAVTITSDTIDYVFKHFGREFKEKDRPSKRLAPASLTFGKKTLTESDMPSQTEKANLFGMIGKLDETEKRQLIKEVLSPLGYNLMVTPKEVDSYIHDLAHLIATGINGALHENVNSELANSFTR from the coding sequence GTGAATGAAGATAAATACTTTCAAATTCGTACAGACTTAGCTGTTGAAGCTAGAGAAATGTATGTTGAAGAAGAAAAACAAACAGAAGATATAGAAGGTGTTCTATTAAAAGAGCAAAAAATAAAAGGATTTCAAGTGACGGATGTTCGTGTTGATAAAACTGGTGAAAAAAAGATTGATAAAAAAGCCGGTAGATATATTACATTAGAAACAGATGCGATTAAAAATGGCGACAGTAATCAACAGCAGGCTACTGCAGAAGTACTTAGTGTTCTATTAGCTGATTTATTAAAGGAAAATAACATTAATGAATCAGCTCAGTGTCTAGTCGTTGGTTTAGGTAATGACTATGTGACACCAGATGCGCTTGGACCTCAGACAGTTAAGAAAATTCTAGTTACAAAGCATTTATTCACTTATCATCCAGAGATGGTTGCAGAAGGTTACCGACCAGTATCTGCATTTTCGCCAGGTGTTATGGGTGTAACGGGTATGGAAACAAGTGATATCATTCAAGGTATTGTTAAGGAACTTAATCCAGATTTTATTATTGCGATTGATGCGCTTGCGTCAAGATCGATTGATCGTGTCAATTCAACGATACAAGTTTCTGACACGGGGATTCATCCAGGATCAGGTGTTAATAATAAGCGAAAAGCACTTAGTTATGAAAATTTCGGGATACCAGTTATTTCAATTGGTGTGCCTACGGTCGTCGATGCGGTCACGATTACTAGCGATACAATCGATTATGTATTTAAGCATTTCGGACGTGAATTTAAAGAAAAGGATCGACCATCAAAAAGACTAGCACCTGCATCACTCACTTTTGGTAAAAAGACCTTAACTGAAAGTGATATGCCAAGTCAAACTGAAAAGGCAAATCTATTCGGCATGATTGGAAAACTAGATGAAACTGAAAAAAGACAATTAATCAAGGAAGTGCTAAGTCCACTCGGTTATAATTTAATGGTAACACCTAAAGAAGTTGATAGTTATATTCATGATTTAGCGCATCTAATAGCGACAGGTATAAATGGTGCATTACATGAAAACGTCAATAGTGAGTTAGCAAATAGTTTTACGCGATAA
- the rpsT gene encoding 30S ribosomal protein S20: MANIKSAIKRIRVNEKNRLNNQSVKSNMRTNIKRVEALVNENNVEEAKAALKTTVRTIDKAVQKGVIHKNNGDRQKSRLTKKVNGLGA; this comes from the coding sequence ATGGCTAATATAAAATCAGCTATTAAACGTATTCGTGTTAACGAAAAAAACCGTTTAAACAATCAAAGTGTTAAATCAAACATGCGTACAAACATTAAACGTGTTGAAGCATTAGTTAATGAAAACAATGTTGAAGAAGCAAAAGCTGCTTTAAAAACAACAGTAAGAACAATTGATAAAGCCGTTCAAAAAGGTGTAATTCACAAAAACAATGGTGATCGTCAAAAATCACGTTTAACTAAAAAAGTTAACGGACTTGGCGCATAA